ATTTCTGGAGTAAAATGGGAGCGAGGAAGGTATCTGCCATCGGAGTTGTCAAGAATCTATACAGCAAATGATGAGCGTGTAAAACATATTGTCCGCAATATGCAGGAAATCATAGGAGATCTGACAAAGATAAAATGCCTTGGGTTTTGTGTATCACAGGATCATGCGGAGTACATGGCTCGGAAATTTCTGCTTAAAGGCATAAAAGCGGCTGTTTTAACAAGTAAAAACAGTGAAGAAAGAACTGTACTTCGGCAGCAGCTTCAGCGTGGAGACATTAATGTATTATTTGTGGTGGATATTTTTAATGAAGGCATAGATATACCGGAAATCGATACAGTATTGTTTTTGCGGCCAACGGAAAGTTTGACAATTTTCCTTCAGCAGTTGGGACGGGGTTTACGATTATCCGAAGGTAAAGAGTGCCTGACTGTTCTGGATTTTGTTGGCAATAGTAGACCTGAGTATGATTTTTCTTCAAAGTTCAGAGCAATGGTGGGAAAAAGCCACATCTCAATTAAAGATGAAATAGAACAGGATTTCCCTCATTTACCTTTAGGGTGTTCTATTGTATTACAAAAAAAGGCAAAAGAACATATCCTGAAAAACATAAAATCTGCAATTGCATCTGCCAGAAACATAATAGGGTGGATACGATCTTTCAGGTACAATTCTATTGCACCGTTAACTATAGGTAATTTTCTGAGATTTTATCCAAATGTAACCATTGAAGATCTATATAAAGCAAATGGCAGTGGGTGGAGTCGTTTTTGTGTACGAGCCGGGGTTCTGGAGGATCGATTAGATGAGAGTTTAGAGAAGATTATATATAGAGCGATTCAAAAGCGCATTCTACAATGTACATCCTATTCCTATTTGTCGTTTATAAAAAAACTTATAGAAAATAATTTTGAGTGGAATGTAAATAGCGTTGTTGAAAACCAGATGGCAATGATGGTACATTATGATTTTTGGCAGGAACCAGGAAATAAACTTGGTTTTTCATCTCTGTCGGAGAGTATAAAAAGAATTATCTCAAATATTCAGTTGGTTGATGAGCTTAAAGAGGTCTTAGAATACCTTCTGGACAGGCTGGATTTTACAGAACTGGAGATGAATATTGGTATAGAGACTGCTTTACGTATTTATTCCAGGTATGGAAGAGATCAGATACTGGCAGCCTTTGGGGAACACACATTCGAAAGAAAAGTATCCAGTAGGGAAGGTGTACATGAAATCAAACGTCTCAATGTTGAGCTTCTCTTTGTAACACTGAAAAAAAGTGAAAAGAAGTTTTCTCCAACTACCATGTATCAGGATTATGCTATAAGTGAAGATTTATTTCATTGGCAAACACAGAATTCTGCTCATCCGGAGAGAGGAAAGGGATTATCTTACAGAAATCACAAGAAAGAGGGGAAAAAGATTATCCTTTTTGTGCGTGAACAGAGTAACGACGATTATGGTACAATGGGTTTTGTGAATGTAGGACCTGTTGAGTTTGTGACTTATGAAGGCAGTCAACCTATGAATATAACCTGGAAGTTATTGAATCCGTTGCCTTCATATATTTGGAAAGAAAGTGCAAAGCTATCGGTTGGGTAATAATAATGGAGAAAAATATTAAGTTCATCTATCTGCATAGAGATGCCTGTAATTTCAAAAATTGGGGAGAAGTGACATTCTGCAATAAATATAAATTGCAAAAAGAATATATTAAACAGATGATTAGTAATAAACTGATCGATAGGATGTTTTTTGTAGCTTCAGATTTAAAGGTTAAGGATTTACATCTTTCAGAAATTGATATTAGTGTAGATCACGATTGGCATGAATTTTATGATTGTACGTATACAGACGAAACGGTGGATGATACCGAAAATCGTGATATTTCTGAATTCATCGATGTTTTAAGTACTTTTAGGTACTACACTTGAGTCGCATTCTCTCGTATTTAAAATATCAATAATTGAATTGTATAAGTTTTCTGCAGTGGAAATATTCGAATGCCCTTCAGGATATACTTTAGTAAATATCGATATTGATTTTTCCGATAATTGCAAAGCCTCTCTATATTTTCCAAGATCTTTAAAAACCGATGCTCGAATCTAAAATTCTTCTCTGCTGATCTTAATGCTTTTTCTAACAGTTCCATGGCTCTGCTATAATCTCCAAGGTCTTTAAGTACTAATTCTCTCTCCCGACCAGCTCTAAAGGGACGGGATAATCCGATATTGGACCCCGTTTTTTATCCCAGAGAAATGAAATCTTTGAGGAATTATAACCTGTCATCCCTTATGTATATTGTTTTTCATGAAAAGAAAACGGTTGCAAACTCCTCATGATCGTTTTTTCAAGGAGATGTTTAGCAAAACTGCGGTAGTATCCAGTTTTGTGAGCACGTATCTGTTTGTCGGCGGGCACTTTAAAACAGGCCACATATGGGCACTTCAAAACCAGCCACTTTATGAAAATAATCTGGGTTTACTCCTCCTTTCTTGATTTATTATTTAAACGGTAACTTTTTCCTTTAATTGTAAACACCTCCGCGTTTTCAAGGAACCGGTCCAGAATGGCCGCCGTAGCAGCAGTGTCTCCCAGAATGACATTCCAATCGGACACGATCCTGTTTGTTGCTATAATTGTTGATCCAGTCATGTGTCGTCTGTGGATTACCTCAAGGAGATCGTCAGATGCATTCTGAGGCATTTTCTTCATGCCAAGCTCATCGATGATCAGAAGATTTACTTTTACCAGAGATTTCAGATATTCCCGTCTTTGTCTTGCAGTTTCAAAATCAGCCATCTCAAGTACTAAATCAAAAGCACTTTTATAAAGAACGGTGTATCCGTTGTGAATTGCAGATATGCCAAGCCCGATGGCCAGATGGGATTTCCCAACACCAGGAGGCCCGATAAAAAGTATGTTTTGACTTTTGAAGATGAAGTTAGAGGTACATAACGCCATAATGTCCTTTTTCTTTATAGTTGTATTAAAATCAAAATCGAAATCCTCAATTGTTTTGAGTTGGGGAAAGCGTGCCAGTTTAATTCTCCGGTTAAGAAGGTTACCCTGACGGCGGGCTAACTCGTCTGAAACCAGATTGTGAAGGAAATCCAGGTAATCAAGCTCGTGGCTCCGGGCTTCCTGGTAACGCACTGGAAGATTGCTGGACATACCACCCATGCGGAGGGATTTCAGAGAGAGCTGCAATGTATCTATAGTCATAATGAGATCCTTTCAGAAATTAATGTTTCATACTCATCAAGGGGGCGTATCAGTTCATGGCTTTGCGTCAATTCCGGGTTACCTTCTTCACAGTTTGCGTTAGCAGCATATTTTTCACACAGTGCACGGAATTTATGCAGTCGGATCGGAGAAGAGATCTTTGCATCACGGGCAGCACACTCAACAACCTCTTTGGTATATTTTTTTGATAAATTTAGAATACCTCGTACACGTCGTATTGACAACGGGTCATCAGTGCACAAAACCTCATACACCACATTATGAAGAGCAGGACTGATATCGCGTGCTTTACGGCAGTAATATCGTTCCTGACTTTCCAGGTTGGGATGTTTCCATTTCGGCAGGCACTCAGGAGCATCACTGACTGCTCCCTTGCGTTCAAGACGCATATGAGCTATAACAAACTGTCCTCCAGAATAGATTTGTACATACTGCTGGTTGTAGTGAACCACAACCGTTTCGCCGACCAGGCGAGGCGGGACACGGTAAAATCCTCTTTTTACTTCAATACATCCGTTAACATCCACTTTACGGACACATACCGTAAAAAATACAAACGCATGTTCCGCCAACGGCCGAAGTCTGGAACGTTCTATATCACAGAAAAGTTTCCACACCTGGCAACGGGTGGTTCCGTGTATAC
The window above is part of the Fibrobacter sp. genome. Proteins encoded here:
- a CDS encoding DUF3427 domain-containing protein; this translates as ERDLQKYVAEITPKTGLSQSELFTGSNAGLSLESELKKEILSSDEIWWLVSFIKWTGIRVFADELNRFARSGRKIKVITTSYMGATDVEAVEFLAGLPNAEVKLNYNISHERLHAKSYIFRRYNGFDTGYIGSSNISRSALTSGLEWNLKVTSQEIPHILSKFKSTFETYWASPEFEIYNYGDAEHRKKLKQSIKLARGESSEELPLFFDIEPHVYQRQILEKLTAERTIHNRWRNLVVAATGTGKTVISAFDFRSYYRKKPDARLLFVAHREEILKQARDTFRAILRDSSFGELWVSGIEPQHYRHLFVSVQTLNNRLRSLRLTPDYYDFIIIDEVHHIAAESYRPILNHFLPKILLGLTATPERHDGSDILGDFCGTIAAELRLTDAINKGYLCPFQYFGIEDTVDISGVKWERGRYLPSELSRIYTANDERVKHIVRNMQEIIGDLTKIKCLGFCVSQDHAEYMARKFLLKGIKAAVLTSKNSEERTVLRQQLQRGDINVLFVVDIFNEGIDIPEIDTVLFLRPTESLTIFLQQLGRGLRLSEGKECLTVLDFVGNSRPEYDFSSKFRAMVGKSHISIKDEIEQDFPHLPLGCSIVLQKKAKEHILKNIKSAIASARNIIGWIRSFRYNSIAPLTIGNFLRFYPNVTIEDLYKANGSGWSRFCVRAGVLEDRLDESLEKIIYRAIQKRILQCTSYSYLSFIKKLIENNFEWNVNSVVENQMAMMVHYDFWQEPGNKLGFSSLSESIKRIISNIQLVDELKEVLEYLLDRLDFTELEMNIGIETALRIYSRYGRDQILAAFGEHTFERKVSSREGVHEIKRLNVELLFVTLKKSEKKFSPTTMYQDYAISEDLFHWQTQNSAHPERGKGLSYRNHKKEGKKIILFVREQSNDDYGTMGFVNVGPVEFVTYEGSQPMNITWKLLNPLPSYIWKESAKLSVG
- a CDS encoding ATP-binding protein; this translates as MTIDTLQLSLKSLRMGGMSSNLPVRYQEARSHELDYLDFLHNLVSDELARRQGNLLNRRIKLARFPQLKTIEDFDFDFNTTIKKKDIMALCTSNFIFKSQNILFIGPPGVGKSHLAIGLGISAIHNGYTVLYKSAFDLVLEMADFETARQRREYLKSLVKVNLLIIDELGMKKMPQNASDDLLEVIHRRHMTGSTIIATNRIVSDWNVILGDTAATAAILDRFLENAEVFTIKGKSYRLNNKSRKEE